In Ammospiza caudacuta isolate bAmmCau1 chromosome 2, bAmmCau1.pri, whole genome shotgun sequence, a genomic segment contains:
- the LOC131572531 gene encoding folate receptor gamma-like, translated as MSCARPTAPGAQLPPRAMAAVLALLVAWPAATAAVTVTRDSLLNVCMDAKHHKTEPGPEGQLYGQCVLWKDNACCTANTSLEAHQDQSYLYNFNWDHCGAMPEKCKRHFIQDTCLYECSPNLGPWIDQADTSWRKERIRDVPLCQEDCEQWWEDCQDAVTCKVNWHKGWNWTTGTNQCPKGAMCQKFKFVFPTAAALCEQIWSGSYRYTSHHRGSGRCIQMWFDPAQGNPNVAVAQYYAHGDAPPNSLPSILLSLLPLALLALL; from the exons ATGAGCTGTGCTCGCCCCACGGCACCTGGAGCCCAGCTGCCCCCCAG AGCAATGGCAGCGGTGTTGGCTCTGCTGGTGGCCTGGCCAGCTGCCACTGCAGCAGTGACGGTGACACGGGACTCGCTGCTGAATGTCTGCATGGATGCCAAGCACCACAAAACAGAGCCTggccctgaggggcagctctATGGGCAG TGTGTCCTCTGGAAGGACAATGCCTGCTGCACTGCCAACACCAGTCTGGAAGCTCACCAGGACCAGTCCTACCTGTACAACTTCAACTGGGACCACTGTGGAGCCATGCCAGAGAAGTGCAAGCGCCACTTCATCCAGGACACGTGTCTCTATGAGTGTTCCCCTAACCTGGGGCCATGGATTGACCAG GCAGACACCAGCTGGCGGAAGGAGCGGATCCGGGATGTGCCACTGTGCCAGGAGGACTGTGAGCAGTGGTGGGAGGATTGCCAGGATGCTGTCACCTGCAAGGTCAACTGGCACAAGGGCTGGAACTGGACTACAG GCACCAACCAGTGTCCCAAGGGCGCCATGTGCCAGAAGTTCAAGTTTGTGTTCCCCACGGCGGCTGCACTCTGCGAGCAGATCTGGTCTGGCTCCTACCGCTACACGTCCCACCACCGTGGCAGCGGCCGCTGCATCCAGATGTGGTTTGACCCCGCGCAGGGGAACCCCAACGTTGCCGTCGCCCAGTATTACGCCCATGGCGATGCTCCCCCAAACTCCCTGCCCTCtatcctgctgtccctgctgcccctcgccctgctggccctgctctga